Proteins encoded within one genomic window of Sphaerotilus montanus:
- the recD gene encoding exodeoxyribonuclease V subunit alpha has product MPQSFPPEPEQYDFGFDADPMDGLDPEDPGPDGYTAAAVTRSATDVTDETDETDETDETGLQTGPLTATELLAELDRWCDAGWLRRLDVALARWLSAELPDAAPELLLCAALLAQRESRGHTCIALDELLHQRRPDVIARPDDDAWLDGPAAARAALAATLQRLSPDSADWLNHLQTSAAVDEGTAAASGQAPLVLENEADGARLYLRRHWRDEQSVAAAVLARTETGTPPTPRHPRASGDPRPQDPLPAPPTVRHWLDQLFGPPAPTTDPTAPDWQRIACAMALLRGQLALITGGPGTGKTYTVARLLALLFALHPAPETLRIALAAPTGKAAARLKQSIDQALGQLGAALPGVLDWALLANRLKEALTLHRLLGARPDTRALRHDARHPLDVDLLVVDEASMVHLEMMAALLAALPARARLVLLGDKDQLASVEAGAVLGDLCGQAERGQYDADSVAWIAACTGNTVPPALRHVPGTPLPALAQQTVMLRESRRFQGAIGELAKAVNAGDVRAADAVFRRRDPAVQRLALTEAQALPAVLGLALQGRDGAPIGYDLYLAALRQRPPAGDAVAHQAWVVRVVRAFERVRLLCALREGDWGVTGLNARIETHLRSRGAIARHGEWYAGRPVMITRNDAALGVYNGDVGVALPGVEGGASLRVWLLEGEGQPPRSVMASRLAAIETAFAMTVHKSQGSEFEHVALVLPPHLNPVLTRELVYTGITRAKAAFTLVAPDPAVWAQALQRRTRRASGLPGLLLSGARPPGA; this is encoded by the coding sequence ATGCCGCAGTCCTTTCCGCCCGAGCCCGAGCAGTACGACTTCGGTTTCGACGCCGATCCGATGGATGGCCTTGATCCGGAAGATCCTGGGCCTGATGGATACACCGCAGCCGCTGTCACGCGCAGCGCGACCGACGTGACCGACGAGACCGACGAGACCGACGAGACCGACGAGACCGGTTTGCAGACCGGCCCGCTGACCGCCACCGAGCTGCTCGCCGAACTCGACCGCTGGTGCGACGCCGGCTGGCTGCGCCGGCTGGACGTTGCGCTGGCGCGCTGGCTGTCGGCCGAACTGCCGGACGCCGCGCCTGAGCTGCTGCTCTGCGCCGCCTTGCTCGCCCAGCGCGAGAGCCGCGGCCATACCTGCATCGCGCTGGACGAACTGCTGCACCAGCGCCGCCCAGACGTGATCGCCCGCCCCGACGACGACGCCTGGCTCGACGGCCCCGCTGCCGCCCGTGCCGCGCTGGCGGCCACCTTGCAGCGTCTGTCGCCCGACAGCGCTGACTGGCTGAACCACCTGCAAACCAGCGCCGCCGTGGACGAGGGCACCGCCGCAGCGAGCGGACAAGCGCCACTCGTCCTGGAAAACGAAGCCGACGGCGCACGCCTCTACCTGCGCCGCCACTGGCGCGACGAACAGTCCGTCGCCGCCGCCGTCCTCGCCCGCACCGAGACCGGCACCCCCCCCACCCCCCGTCATCCCCGCGCAAGCGGGGACCCACGCCCGCAAGACCCGCTCCCCGCCCCCCCCACCGTCCGCCACTGGCTCGACCAGCTCTTCGGCCCCCCTGCGCCGACCACCGACCCCACCGCCCCCGACTGGCAACGCATCGCCTGCGCCATGGCCCTCCTGCGCGGCCAGCTCGCCCTGATCACCGGCGGCCCCGGCACCGGCAAGACCTACACCGTCGCCCGCCTGCTGGCATTGCTGTTCGCGCTGCACCCGGCGCCCGAGACGCTGCGCATCGCACTCGCCGCCCCGACCGGCAAGGCCGCCGCCCGCCTGAAACAGTCGATCGACCAGGCCCTCGGCCAGCTCGGCGCCGCGCTGCCCGGCGTGCTCGACTGGGCGCTGCTCGCCAACCGTTTGAAGGAAGCCCTGACGCTGCACCGCCTGCTCGGCGCCCGCCCCGACACCCGCGCGCTGCGCCACGACGCCCGCCATCCGCTGGACGTCGACCTGCTGGTGGTGGACGAGGCCTCGATGGTCCACCTGGAGATGATGGCCGCGCTGCTGGCGGCGCTGCCCGCGCGGGCGCGGCTGGTGCTGCTGGGCGACAAGGACCAGCTCGCTTCGGTGGAGGCGGGAGCAGTGCTCGGCGACCTCTGCGGACAAGCCGAGCGCGGCCAGTACGACGCCGACAGCGTGGCCTGGATCGCGGCCTGCACGGGCAACACGGTGCCGCCCGCGCTGCGCCATGTCCCCGGCACGCCGCTGCCCGCGCTCGCGCAGCAGACGGTGATGCTGCGCGAGAGCCGGCGCTTTCAGGGGGCCATCGGCGAGCTGGCCAAGGCGGTCAACGCGGGCGATGTGCGCGCAGCGGATGCGGTGTTCCGCCGCCGCGATCCCGCCGTGCAGCGCCTGGCGCTGACCGAGGCGCAGGCCTTGCCCGCCGTGCTGGGGCTGGCGCTGCAGGGTCGCGACGGCGCGCCGATCGGCTATGACCTCTACCTGGCGGCGCTGCGGCAACGGCCGCCCGCTGGCGATGCCGTGGCGCACCAGGCCTGGGTCGTGCGTGTCGTGCGGGCCTTCGAGCGTGTGCGGCTGCTGTGCGCCTTGCGCGAAGGCGACTGGGGCGTGACCGGCCTGAACGCCCGCATCGAGACCCACCTGCGCAGCCGCGGCGCCATCGCCCGCCACGGCGAGTGGTACGCCGGCCGGCCGGTGATGATCACGCGCAACGACGCCGCGCTCGGCGTCTACAACGGCGATGTGGGCGTGGCGCTGCCGGGCGTGGAGGGCGGGGCTAGCCTGCGGGTCTGGCTGCTGGAAGGGGAGGGCCAGCCGCCGCGCTCGGTGATGGCGAGCCGGCTGGCGGCGATCGAGACCGCCTTTGCGATGACGGTGCACAAGTCGCAGGGCTCGGAGTTCGAGCACGTCGCGCTGGTGCTGCCGCCGCACCTGAACCCGGTGCTGACGCGCGAGTTGGTCTACACCGGCATCACACGTGCGAAAGCCGCGTTCACGCTGGTGGCGCCAGACCCCGCGGTGTGGGCCCAGGCGCTGCAGCGGCGAACGCGGCGGGCGAGCGGGCTGCCCGGACTGTTGCTGTCCGGAGCGCGCCCGCCAGGCGCCTGA
- a CDS encoding efflux RND transporter permease subunit — protein sequence MRLTEQFIRRPVMTVLLNLAIVLAGLVALGKIPVAALPSYNTPVVQVTADLPGASPDTMASSVALPLEKQFSTIAGLATISSTNTLGRSAITLEFESSRNIDAAAVDVQAALFRAQRTLPADMSSPPSYRKVNPADAPVLLLAMTSPSMSMSDLNEFAENLIAPSLSTINGVAQVSIFGQKRFAVRIRVKPETLAQRGLTLDELRAALSGANANSPVGTLDGPRQTLTIVANRQLASAREFGNLIVATRNGAPIRLREVAEVQDSVETAKTFASFNGEPSITLAVQRQPDANTVEVVDRVKAMLPRFETQLPASIRLTPTNDRSLSIREALHDVNLTLGLTVVLVVLVIFIFLRRVAATVIPALSLPVSLIGALSLLYAGGYSLDNVSLLGITLAVGLVVDDAIVMLENIVRHIEDGMAPFEAAIKGAREMAFTIVSISVSLVAVLIPIFFMPGVIGLLFHEFAVVVGLSILVSAVVSLTLVPMLASRFLRHHAPQEETALGRWFERGFDAVLRFYGRTLDWALSHRWVVLLFALGTFVATAVLFVQIPKGFFPEEDIGQLQVTIEASEDISFEAMLKVQAQIAGIFQKDPAIRAVTSFTGGGGGSTQNTGRLFVTLHPRGERPPMTQVVDNLRKKTRGFPGVQVFMRPVQNLQLGGRQSKSRYQYTLQSVSADSLNEWAGKLQGKLRDDPLFRDITSDSQQRGLQASLQIDRDKAALLGVSMSDLRSALYSAFGERQVSTIYAPSNTYQVLMEAAEGDKQFENAFDKISLRSKTGALVPLSAFATVQRTIGPTAVNHQGQLQAVTLSFNLAPDVPLGTATAKLDGYVRELQMPSTLIGTYGGDAAVFQDSQSGQLVLLGLAILVIYLLLGVLYESFIHPITILAGLPSAAVGALATLTLFGMDLTVIATIGLLMLIGIVKKNAIMMIDFALEAQRHQGMAPQEAIRQAGLLRLRPIVMTTLAALMGALPIALGLGAGAELRQPLGLAVVGGLIVSQAVTLYITPVIYLTLDRWSGRGPIIDPKIGNQPV from the coding sequence ATGAGACTGACCGAACAATTCATCCGCCGTCCGGTGATGACGGTGCTGCTGAACCTGGCCATCGTGCTCGCCGGGCTGGTGGCGCTGGGCAAGATCCCGGTTGCCGCGCTGCCGAGCTACAACACGCCGGTGGTGCAGGTCACCGCCGATCTGCCGGGCGCGAGTCCGGACACGATGGCCAGCTCGGTCGCGCTGCCGCTGGAAAAGCAGTTCTCGACCATCGCCGGCCTGGCCACGATCAGCTCGACCAACACCCTCGGCCGCAGCGCGATCACGCTGGAATTCGAGAGCAGCCGCAACATCGATGCCGCTGCGGTCGACGTGCAGGCCGCCCTGTTCCGCGCGCAGCGCACGCTGCCCGCGGACATGAGCTCGCCGCCGTCCTACCGCAAGGTCAATCCGGCCGATGCGCCGGTGCTGCTGCTGGCCATGACCTCGCCGTCGATGTCGATGTCGGACCTGAACGAGTTCGCCGAGAACCTGATCGCGCCGAGCCTGTCCACCATCAACGGCGTCGCACAGGTGTCGATCTTCGGCCAGAAGCGGTTTGCGGTGCGCATCCGCGTCAAGCCCGAGACGCTGGCCCAGCGCGGCCTGACGCTCGACGAGCTGCGCGCGGCCCTGTCCGGCGCCAATGCCAACTCGCCGGTGGGCACGCTCGACGGCCCGCGCCAGACGCTCACCATCGTCGCCAACCGCCAGCTCGCCAGCGCGCGCGAGTTCGGCAACCTGATCGTGGCCACCCGCAACGGCGCACCGATCCGGCTGCGCGAGGTGGCCGAGGTGCAGGACAGCGTCGAGACCGCCAAGACCTTCGCCAGCTTCAACGGCGAGCCGTCGATCACGCTGGCCGTGCAGCGCCAGCCGGATGCCAACACCGTCGAGGTGGTCGACCGCGTCAAGGCGATGCTGCCGCGCTTCGAGACCCAGCTGCCCGCCTCCATCCGCCTGACGCCGACCAACGACCGCTCGCTGTCGATCCGCGAGGCCCTGCACGACGTCAACCTCACGCTCGGGCTGACGGTGGTGCTGGTGGTGCTGGTGATCTTCATCTTCCTGCGCCGGGTGGCGGCGACCGTGATCCCGGCGCTGTCGCTGCCGGTGTCGCTGATCGGCGCGCTCTCGCTGCTCTACGCGGGCGGCTACAGCCTGGACAACGTCTCGCTGCTGGGCATCACGCTGGCCGTCGGCCTGGTGGTCGATGACGCGATCGTGATGCTGGAGAACATCGTCCGCCACATCGAGGACGGCATGGCGCCCTTCGAGGCCGCGATCAAGGGCGCCCGCGAGATGGCCTTCACCATCGTGTCGATCTCGGTCTCGCTGGTGGCGGTGCTGATCCCGATCTTCTTCATGCCGGGCGTGATCGGGCTGCTGTTCCACGAGTTCGCGGTGGTCGTCGGGCTGTCGATCCTGGTGTCGGCCGTCGTGTCGCTGACGCTGGTGCCGATGCTGGCCAGCCGCTTCCTGCGCCACCATGCACCGCAGGAGGAAACCGCGCTCGGCCGCTGGTTCGAGCGCGGCTTCGACGCCGTGCTGCGCTTCTACGGCCGCACGCTCGACTGGGCACTGTCACACCGCTGGGTGGTGCTGCTGTTCGCGCTGGGCACCTTCGTGGCCACCGCGGTGCTGTTCGTGCAGATCCCCAAGGGCTTCTTCCCCGAGGAGGACATCGGGCAGCTGCAGGTGACGATCGAGGCGTCGGAAGACATCTCCTTCGAGGCCATGCTCAAGGTGCAGGCCCAGATCGCGGGCATCTTCCAGAAGGACCCGGCCATCCGCGCGGTCACCTCGTTCACGGGCGGCGGCGGTGGCTCGACCCAGAACACCGGCCGCCTGTTCGTCACGCTGCATCCGCGCGGCGAGCGCCCGCCCATGACCCAGGTGGTCGACAACCTGCGCAAGAAGACCCGCGGCTTCCCCGGCGTGCAGGTCTTCATGCGCCCGGTGCAGAACCTGCAGCTCGGCGGGCGCCAGAGCAAGAGCCGCTACCAGTACACGCTGCAGAGCGTGAGCGCCGACTCGCTCAACGAGTGGGCTGGCAAGCTGCAGGGCAAGCTGCGCGACGACCCGCTGTTCCGCGACATCACCAGCGACTCGCAGCAGCGCGGCCTGCAGGCCAGCCTGCAGATCGACCGTGACAAGGCCGCGCTGCTCGGCGTGTCGATGTCCGATCTGCGCAGTGCCCTCTACAGCGCTTTCGGCGAGCGGCAGGTCTCGACCATCTACGCGCCCAGCAACACCTACCAGGTACTGATGGAGGCGGCCGAGGGCGACAAGCAGTTCGAGAACGCGTTCGACAAGATCTCGCTGCGCAGCAAGACCGGCGCACTGGTGCCGCTGAGCGCGTTCGCCACCGTGCAGCGCACCATCGGCCCGACGGCAGTGAACCACCAGGGCCAGCTGCAGGCGGTGACGCTGAGCTTCAACCTGGCGCCGGATGTCCCGCTCGGCACAGCGACGGCGAAGCTCGACGGCTACGTGCGCGAGCTGCAGATGCCCAGCACGCTGATCGGCACCTACGGCGGCGACGCCGCAGTGTTCCAGGACTCGCAGTCCGGCCAGCTCGTGCTACTCGGGCTGGCGATCCTGGTGATCTACCTGCTGCTGGGCGTGCTCTACGAGAGCTTCATCCACCCGATCACCATCCTGGCCGGCCTGCCGTCGGCCGCGGTGGGCGCGCTGGCCACGCTGACGCTGTTCGGCATGGACCTGACGGTGATCGCCACCATCGGCCTGCTGATGCTGATCGGCATCGTCAAGAAGAACGCGATCATGATGATCGACTTCGCCCTGGAGGCGCAGCGCCACCAGGGCATGGCGCCGCAGGAGGCCATCCGCCAGGCGGGCCTGCTGCGGCTGCGGCCGATCGTGATGACGACGCTGGCCGCGCTGATGGGCGCGCTGCCGATCGCGCTCGGGCTGGGCGCGGGGGCCGAGTTGCGCCAGCCGCTGGGCCTGGCGGTGGTCGGCGGGCTGATCGTGTCGCAGGCGGTCACGCTCTACATCACGCCGGTGATCTACCTGACGCTCGACCGCTGGAGCGGCCGCGGTCCGATCATCGATCCGAAGATCGGCAACCAGCCCGTCTGA
- a CDS encoding cytochrome c peroxidase — protein MTNAKHPGSPSRRTRLVQLGIGVSALGSILALGDAVQAQVTVEPAATPQSLKGVPRPEPSNLGEFVLNKSEAIALGKALFWDMQVGSDGKTACASCHFSAGADSRGKNQLSPGLNRMASLTSPNPDTTFQLGGVNYQFKLDDFPFHKLADVNNRNSSVLSSINDVASSQGVFNEQFLGVIGTLLPGAYMLPFTNGTYPQDAFATWYGSTTEQRQLLADPVFRVGSVNTRRVEPRNTPTVINAVFNFRNFWDGRAEYVFNGVNPFGLRDPNARIYKNILSGSTWSMQPTQVRIDNASLASQASGPPGSDFEMSAHGRSFPDVGKKMLYLRPLQGQQVSTTDSVLAARRHTSGLGLSEANYAAMVKKAFRPEWWNSDQLIQVNPDGSKGLTTMVSAPTASQYTQMQHNFSLFFGLALQLYQATLVSDDAPFDRFMGGNSSALSTRAQQGMGVFFGKGKCASCHGGAEFTNASVRKMLATPMARMVMGNGGTAVYDEGFYNIGVRPTLDDLGAGGKDPFGNPLAISALAQISNTRVKELVGINPNLTVSPTERIAVNGMFKTPTLRNVELTGPYFHNGGAATLHQVVEFYNRGGNFHDQNINDLDADITNLGLSTDEKTALVEFMKSLTDDRVRFHAAPFDHPQLMVANGHAGSTSAVTSDGTGRAVDSVLTIPAVGASGYSKSATPANFLNTHHSGQPIVQLKTPGGNCLAPNTSLLTLLTADLQGKSCTTASSQRFQIIPEADGSMRLVMQHNGSLVQGSALQLAGLKITSGGHNGLTLQHWRLEDLGNGYTLLRNRSSNLCVELTPDLLLGNKATQQSCSSAKTNQLFRVTPI, from the coding sequence TTGACCAACGCAAAACACCCAGGATCCCCCTCGCGCCGAACCCGCCTGGTCCAGCTGGGCATCGGCGTCAGCGCCCTCGGCAGCATCCTGGCGCTCGGTGATGCCGTCCAGGCGCAGGTGACCGTCGAGCCGGCAGCGACGCCGCAGTCGCTCAAGGGCGTGCCGCGCCCTGAACCGTCCAATCTCGGCGAGTTCGTGCTCAACAAGAGCGAGGCCATCGCGCTGGGCAAGGCGCTGTTCTGGGACATGCAGGTGGGCAGCGACGGCAAGACCGCCTGCGCCTCGTGCCACTTCAGCGCCGGTGCCGACAGCCGCGGCAAGAACCAGCTCTCGCCCGGCCTGAACCGCATGGCGTCGCTGACGTCGCCGAACCCGGACACCACCTTCCAGCTCGGCGGCGTGAACTACCAGTTCAAGCTCGACGACTTCCCGTTCCACAAGCTCGCTGACGTCAACAACCGCAACTCGTCGGTGCTGAGTTCGATCAACGACGTGGCGTCGTCCCAGGGCGTGTTCAACGAGCAGTTCCTGGGCGTGATCGGCACGCTGCTGCCCGGCGCCTACATGCTGCCCTTCACCAACGGCACGTACCCGCAGGATGCCTTCGCCACCTGGTACGGCTCCACCACCGAGCAGCGCCAGTTGCTGGCCGACCCGGTCTTCCGCGTCGGCAGCGTCAACACGCGCCGCGTCGAGCCGCGCAACACGCCCACCGTCATCAATGCGGTCTTCAATTTCCGCAACTTCTGGGACGGCCGTGCCGAGTACGTCTTCAACGGCGTCAACCCCTTCGGCCTGCGCGACCCGAACGCGCGCATCTACAAGAACATCCTGAGCGGCTCGACCTGGTCGATGCAGCCCACCCAGGTCCGCATCGACAACGCCAGCCTCGCCTCGCAGGCCTCCGGCCCGCCGGGCAGCGACTTCGAGATGAGCGCCCATGGCCGCTCGTTCCCGGATGTCGGCAAGAAGATGCTCTACCTGCGTCCGCTGCAGGGCCAGCAGGTCAGCACCACCGACAGCGTGCTGGCCGCGCGCCGCCACACCTCGGGTCTCGGCCTGAGCGAAGCCAACTACGCCGCGATGGTGAAGAAGGCCTTCCGGCCGGAATGGTGGAACAGCGACCAGCTGATCCAGGTGAACCCGGATGGTTCCAAGGGGCTGACCACCATGGTGTCGGCCCCCACGGCCAGCCAGTACACCCAGATGCAGCACAACTTCAGCCTGTTCTTCGGGCTGGCGCTGCAGCTCTACCAGGCCACGCTGGTCTCGGATGACGCCCCGTTCGACCGCTTCATGGGCGGCAACTCGTCGGCGCTGTCCACCCGCGCGCAGCAGGGCATGGGCGTCTTCTTCGGCAAGGGCAAGTGCGCCTCCTGCCACGGCGGTGCGGAGTTCACCAATGCCAGCGTGCGCAAGATGCTCGCCACCCCGATGGCCCGCATGGTCATGGGCAACGGCGGCACGGCGGTCTACGACGAGGGCTTCTACAACATCGGCGTGCGGCCGACGCTGGATGACCTGGGCGCGGGCGGCAAGGATCCGTTCGGCAACCCGCTGGCGATCTCGGCCCTGGCCCAGATCAGCAACACCCGTGTCAAGGAGCTGGTCGGCATCAACCCGAACCTGACCGTCTCGCCGACCGAGCGCATCGCTGTCAACGGCATGTTCAAGACGCCCACGCTGCGCAACGTCGAGCTGACAGGTCCGTACTTCCACAATGGCGGCGCGGCCACGCTGCACCAGGTGGTCGAGTTCTACAACCGCGGCGGCAATTTCCACGACCAGAACATCAACGATCTGGACGCGGACATCACCAACCTGGGTCTGAGCACGGACGAGAAGACCGCACTGGTCGAGTTCATGAAGTCGCTGACCGACGACCGCGTGCGCTTCCACGCCGCACCGTTCGACCACCCGCAGCTGATGGTCGCCAACGGCCATGCCGGCTCGACCAGTGCCGTGACCAGCGATGGCACCGGCCGGGCGGTGGACAGCGTGCTGACCATCCCTGCGGTGGGTGCCTCCGGCTACAGCAAGTCGGCCACGCCGGCGAACTTCCTGAACACGCACCACTCGGGCCAGCCGATCGTGCAGCTCAAGACCCCGGGCGGCAACTGCCTGGCGCCGAACACCTCGCTGCTGACGCTGCTGACCGCCGATCTGCAAGGCAAGAGCTGCACGACCGCGAGCAGCCAGCGCTTCCAGATCATTCCGGAAGCGGACGGCAGCATGCGGCTGGTGATGCAGCACAACGGCTCGCTGGTGCAGGGCTCGGCCCTCCAGCTGGCCGGGCTGAAGATCACCAGCGGCGGGCACAACGGCCTGACGCTGCAGCACTGGCGTCTGGAGGACCTGGGCAACGGCTACACGCTGCTGCGCAACCGCTCCAGCAACCTGTGCGTCGAGCTGACGCCGGACCTGCTGCTGGGCAACAAGGCCACCCAGCAGAGCTGCTCCAGCGCGAAGACGAACCAGCTCTTCCGCGTGACGCCGATCTGA